Proteins found in one Poecilia reticulata strain Guanapo linkage group LG15, Guppy_female_1.0+MT, whole genome shotgun sequence genomic segment:
- the exo1 gene encoding exonuclease 1 — protein sequence MGISGLLQFLKDAAEPVNVKKYKGQTVAVDTYCWLHKGAFSCAEKLAKGEPTDQYVWYCMKFVDMLLNFSVRPILVFDGRNLPSKQEVEKTRRERREANLQKGRQLLREGKLSEARDCFGRCVNITPAMAHNLIKAARQRGVDCIVAPYEADAQLAYLTKTGFAQAVITEDSDLLAFGCKTVILKMDKQGNGIEIDQKNLGRCRSLGDVFTEEKFRHMCILAGCDYLPSLHGIGLGKACKLLRLAKDPDILKVIRKMGQYLKMNVVVPEHYVEGFVRANNTFLYQLVFDPGMRKVVPLNPYPQHIDPASLNYAGTNLGDDKGLDMALGNVDINTMERMDDFSPDSPRPPVCKARSNSWSSCPAVAGLSIWSKSFTPGSAAPPCPDVSTEKPPSTRGQERVISLDHLRLQHREQPLKRLREDSCVSDQEVLQQYSSSGLKRSKLEQRQDKPASSSQPRPRNCFAFITLLQRRNHESQDEGRQATHSRFFSKSSSVITEGSEESAGEPERTVGDPSQDQSSLSESDGPDVPPVETPSPPTSPAKSPPTSSSEGQKLFQWSGSSASSSAGLCRAAKTPSGLLALQQFHYKRDTSSALQTTCQLSAGSSSPERKTENEDPPADSPPADSPPSQDSAYFSQSLSTSFHKEEVVPFSCSFSSQEETEMNSSTDSEPVTESPASFTETCRKPGMLGSKVSGLSKPKSSMQKQAVNMSTLGPARASGLRKKTAGSGKKCSSANNENNPGVQATISSLWKNFSYKKETVKVSSSKKGEPMSPVKDNLLLPQST from the exons ATGGGAATCTCTGGACTGTTGCAGTTCCTCAAAGATGCAGCAGAGCCCGTCAAcgttaaaaaatataaaggcCAGACAGTGGCTGTAGACACGTACTGCTGGCTTCATAAAGGAGCTTTTTCCTGTGCTGAGAAGCTGGCTAAAGGGGAACCGACTGATCA ATATGTGTGGTACTGCATGAAGTTTGTGGATATGCTGTTGAATTTCTCAGTTAGACCCATCCTGGTGTTTGATGGACGCAATCTGCCTtctaaacaggaagtggaaaagaCTCGTAGAGA GCGCAGAGAAGCCAACCTTCAAAAAGGACGACAGCTGCTGCGTGAAGGTAAACTGTCAGAGGCCAGAGACTGCTTCGGACGTTGTGTTAACATCACCCCCGCCATGGCTCATAACCTTATTAAG GCTGCGAGGCAGAGGGGGGTGGACTGCATTGTGGCCCCTTATGAAGCCGATGCTCAGCTAGCCTATCTGACTAAAACTGGGTTCGCTCAGGCTGTCATCACTGAGGACTCTGACCTGTTGGCATTTGGCTGCAAAACT GTGATTCTCAAAATGGACAAGCAGGGCAACGGAATAGAGATAGATCAGAAGAACTTGGGCCGCTGTCGCTCCCTGGGGGACGTTTTCACCGAGGAGAAGTTTCGCCATATGTGCATCCTCGCTGGCTGTGATTACCTGCCCTCCCTGCATGGAATCGGCCTCGGAAAGGCCTGCAAGCTGCTCCGGCTTGCCAAAGACCCTGACATTCTGAAG GTGATCAGAAAGATGGGCCAGTACCTGAAAATGAACGTGGTCGTTCCTGAGCACTACGTTGAAGGATTCGTCAGAGCCAATAACACTTTCCTCTACCAGCTGGTGTTTGATCCTGGCATGAGGAAGGTGGTGCCCCTTAATCCTTACCCTCAACACATCGACCCAGCCTCCCTCAACTACGCTGGAAC AAATCTAGGAGATGACAAAGGCTTGGATATGGCCTTGGGAAACGTTGACATCAACACCATGGAGAGGATGGATGACTTCAGTCCAGACAGCCCCCGTCCACCG GTGTGCAAAGCTCGCAGCAACAGCTGGAGCAGCTGCCCGGCTGTGGCAGGACTCAGCATCTGGAGCAAGAGCTTCACgccaggttctgctgctcctccctGCCCTGACGTTTCCACAGAGAAGCCAccctccaccagggggcaggAGAGAGTCATCAGCCTGGACCACCTGAGACTGCAACACAGAGAGCAGCCGCTGAAGAGGCTGAGAGAAG ATTCTTGTGTATCGGATCAAGAAGTATTGCAGCAGTATTCCAGTTCAGGGCTGAAACGCTCCAAGTTAGAGCAGCGACAAGACAAGCCGGCCTCCAGCAGCCAGCCTCGACCGCGGAACTGCTTCGCCTTCATCACCCTGCTGCAGCGGAGAAACCACGAGTCCCAGGACGAAGGCAGGCAGGCCACCCACAGCAG ATTCTTCAGCAAATCAAGTTCAGTAATTACCGAGGGCAGCGAGGAATCCGCTGGGGAGCCGGAGCGGACGGTTGGGGACCCGTCTCAGGACCAGTCTTCACTCAGTGAAAGCGACGGTCCTGATGTTCCACCTGTAGAGACCCCCAGCCCTCCTACGTCCCCTGCCAAATCCCCCCCCACCTCATCCAGTGAGGGGCAGAAGCTGTTCCAGTGGTCAggctcctccgcctcctccagTGCTGGGCTCTGCAGAGCGGCGAAGACCCCCTCAGGCCTGCTCGCCCTGCAGCAGTTCCACTACAAGAGAGATACTTCCTCAGCTCTTCAGACAACTTGTCAGCTTTCCGCAGGCTCTTCTTCCCCtgagagaaaaactgagaaCGAGGATCCTCCCGCAGACTCTCCTCCCGCAGACTCTCCTCCCTCCCAGGACAGTGCTTACTTTTCCCAGTCCCTGTCCACTTCCTTTCACAAAGAGGAAGTTGTCCCCTTCAgctgctccttctcctcccaGGAGGAGACA gagATGAATTCAAGCACTGATTCAGAACCAGTGACAGAAAGCCCTGCTTCCTTCACGGAGACCTGTAGGAAACCTGGCATGCTGGGGTCAAAG GTCTCCGGACTGTCCAAGCCGAAATCCAGCATGCAGAAACAGGCGGTGAACATGTCGACGTTGGGTCCAGCCAGAGCCAGCGGTCTGAGGAAGAAGACTGCAGGTTCTGGGAAGAAATGTTCCTCAGCCAATAACGAGAACAACCCCGGAGTGCAGGCCACTATAAGCAGCCTCTGGAAGAACTTTAGCTATAAAAA ggaAACTGTGAAGGTCAGCTCCTCTAAGAAAGGAGAGCCGATGTCTCCAGTGAAAGACAACCTGCTGCTTCCTCAGTCTACATGa
- the yipf4 gene encoding protein YIPF4, with protein sequence MQFSPTNGDFTFVSSSEAEDLSGTISAPDVKLNMASEGGRDPYATTFLRQRGYGWLLEVEEDDNEESKPLLEELDIDLKDIYYKVRCVLMPMPSLGYNRQVVRDNPDFWGPLAVVLLFSMISIYGQFRVVSWIITIWIFGSLTIFLLARVLGGEVSYGQVLGVIGYSLLPLIVITPLLLVIGGFEVVSTLAKLFGVFWAAYSAASLLVGDEFKTKKPLLIYPIFLLYIYFLSLYTGV encoded by the exons ATGCAGTTCTCTCCCACCAACGGAGATTTCACGTTCGTCTCCTCTTCAGAAGCTGAAG ACCTCAGTGGAACCATCAGCGCCCCTGATGTTAAACTGAACATGGCCAGTGAGGGAGGCAGGGATCCATACGCCACCACCTTCCTGAGGCAGCGAGGCTACGGCTGGCTGCTAGAAGTGGAAGAAGATGACAATGAGGAGAGCAAGCCTCTTCT GGAGGAGCTGGACATTGACCTGAAGGACATCTACTATAAGGTCCGCTGCGTGCTGATGCCCATGCCGTCTCTGGGTTACAACCGACAAGTAGTTCGAGACAACCCAGATTTCTGGGGCCCTCTGGCTGTTGTGCTCCTTTTCTCCATGATCTCAATCTACGGGCAGTTCAGG GTTGTATCTTGGATCATCACCATCTGGATATTCGGATCACTTACCATCTTCCTGCTTGCTCGTGTCCTTGGTGGTGAG GTTTCTTATGGCCAAGTTCTTGGAGTGATTGGAtattctcttcttcctctcattGTCATAACCCCTCTGCTTTTAGTGATTGGAGGGTTTGAAGTGGTGTCCACGTTAGCCAAA CTCTTTGGCGTGTTCTGGGCTGCCTACAGTGCTGCTTCACTCCTCGTCGGagatgaatttaaaacaaagaagccCCTTCTCATATATCCCATTTTCCTATTGTATATCTACTTCCTGTCACTGTATACTGGTGTGTGA
- the LOC108166926 gene encoding baculoviral IAP repeat-containing protein 6-like — protein MAAAASPGSSTSSDWIVVRDGCLRCDEEGLRSLSYHPALNAILAVTSRGSIKVIDGTSGAILQASALHAKPGGRVRCQYFPAVDKVLFVDDYAVGCRKDLNGILLLDTALQPPVAKPEDVVQLELPVTEAQQMLSACQEKIDVSSTEGYELFISQLREGLKNTSHETAANHKVAKVS, from the exons ATGGCGGCCGCGGCCTCGCCGGGCTCGTCCACCTCCTCAGACTGGATTGTAGTGAGAGACGGTTGCCTGCGTTGCGACGAGGAAGGCCTGCGAAGTCTTTCCTACCACCCGGCCCTCAACGCTATCTTAGCCGTTACCAGCCGGGGAAGCATTAAAGTGATAGACGGAACTTCAGGGGCAATTCTTCAGGCTTCAGCACTGCACG CTAAACCAGGCGGCCGCGTCAGGTGCCAGTACTTCCCTGCAGTCGACAAGGTGCTTTTTGTGGACGACTACGCCGTCGGGTGCAGGAAGGACCTGAATGGCATTCTGCTCTTGGACACGGCCCTACAGCCGCCGGTGGCCAAGCCGGAGGACGTGGTTCAGCTGGAGCTGCCGGTGACAGAG gcGCAGCAAATGCTGTCAGCATGTCAGGAGAAGATCGATGTGTCCAGCACTGAGGGGTATGAACTCTTCATCAGCCAGCTCAGAGAAGGTCTGAAGAATACCTCACATGAGACTGCGGCCAATCATAAAGTAGCTAAGGTAAGCTAA